Proteins encoded by one window of Pseudomonas sp. LS44:
- the arsH gene encoding arsenical resistance protein ArsH produces MTHDLPNLDETLVQGREAEAHKPRILLLYGSTRPRSFSRLLVEEAARLLERFGAETRIFNPSGLPLPDDAPVDHPKVRELLDLMVWSEGQVWCSPERHGAMSAVFKAQIDWVPLALGAVRPTQGKTLAVMQVCGGSQSFNVVNQLRVLGRWMRMFTIPNQSSVPKAYLEFDDQDRMKASSYYDRVVDVMEEMVKFTLLLRERPDLVDRYSERKESAEELSKRVNQRSI; encoded by the coding sequence ATGACCCACGACCTCCCCAATCTGGACGAAACGCTAGTCCAAGGCCGCGAAGCGGAGGCCCACAAACCGCGCATCCTGCTGCTCTATGGCTCGACCCGGCCACGCTCTTTTAGCCGGCTCCTGGTGGAGGAAGCCGCCCGTCTGCTGGAGCGCTTCGGTGCAGAGACGCGCATCTTCAACCCGTCCGGGCTCCCCTTGCCCGATGACGCCCCGGTCGACCATCCCAAGGTGCGCGAGCTGCTGGACCTGATGGTCTGGTCTGAAGGCCAAGTCTGGTGTTCACCCGAGCGACACGGCGCAATGTCGGCCGTCTTCAAGGCGCAGATTGATTGGGTGCCGTTGGCGCTGGGGGCGGTACGCCCGACCCAGGGCAAAACCTTGGCGGTCATGCAGGTGTGTGGCGGGTCGCAGTCCTTCAATGTGGTCAACCAGCTCCGGGTCCTAGGTCGGTGGATGCGGATGTTCACCATCCCCAACCAGTCGTCCGTGCCGAAGGCGTACCTGGAGTTTGACGACCAGGACCGCATGAAGGCGTCGTCCTACTACGACCGTGTGGTGGACGTCATGGAGGAGATGGTCAAGTTCACCCTCCTGCTGCGCGAACGCCCTGACTTGGTCGATCGCTACTCGGAGCGGAAGGAGTCGGCCGAGGAGCTGTCCAAACGGGTCAACCAGCGGTCCATCTGA
- a CDS encoding arsenate reductase ArsC, translated as MKVLFMCTANSCRSILSEAMFNHLAPEGFEAVSAGSFPKGQVLPRTLTTLQEAGISTLGLASKGNDAFESSVPDVVITVCDKAAGEACPVYFGPALKAHWGLEDPSDVKGDAAAVSAAFHATLAHIETRCRAFLALPFDRLSRDELKHELDRISTL; from the coding sequence GTGAAAGTCCTGTTCATGTGTACGGCCAACAGTTGCCGCAGCATCCTGTCCGAAGCCATGTTCAACCATCTGGCTCCGGAGGGGTTCGAGGCTGTCAGCGCCGGCAGCTTCCCCAAAGGCCAGGTCCTGCCACGCACGCTGACGACGCTCCAGGAGGCCGGTATTTCGACCCTGGGTCTGGCCAGCAAGGGCAACGATGCCTTTGAGAGCAGCGTCCCGGACGTCGTCATCACCGTTTGCGACAAGGCCGCTGGGGAAGCCTGCCCGGTGTACTTCGGCCCGGCCCTGAAAGCCCACTGGGGCCTGGAGGACCCGTCCGACGTGAAGGGAGACGCCGCCGCTGTCTCCGCCGCATTTCACGCGACCCTGGCCCACATCGAGACGCGTTGCCGGGCTTTCCTGGCGTTGCCCTTCGACCGACTGAGTCGCGACGAGCTGAAGCACGAGCTCGACCGCATCAGCACCCTGTAG